A DNA window from Acidimicrobiales bacterium contains the following coding sequences:
- a CDS encoding 2,4'-dihydroxyacetophenone dioxygenase family protein — protein MTTIDLPRALHRAEDDLPFVDTGGGVHLQLLQVDVEQGLWVVRTRFEPGTTIPTHKHTGPVHAVTLAGSWKYLEYPEVNTPGSYLYEPAGSIHTLTVSSEVQGLTDVWFAVHGANLDLDADGNVTSVVDAGTLRDGYFALCEAYGLGRPDVIGA, from the coding sequence ATGACGACCATCGACCTCCCGCGGGCCCTGCACCGGGCCGAGGACGACCTCCCCTTCGTGGACACCGGCGGCGGGGTGCACCTGCAGCTGCTGCAGGTCGACGTGGAGCAGGGCCTGTGGGTCGTCAGGACCCGCTTCGAGCCCGGCACCACGATCCCCACGCACAAGCACACCGGGCCGGTGCACGCCGTGACCCTGGCCGGGAGCTGGAAGTACCTCGAGTACCCCGAGGTCAACACCCCCGGCTCCTACCTCTACGAGCCGGCCGGCTCCATCCATACCCTCACCGTCTCGAGCGAGGTGCAGGGCCTGACCGACGTGTGGTTCGCCGTCCACGGCGCCAACCTCGACCTCGACGCCGACGGCAACGTGACGTCGGTGGTCGACGCCGGCACTCTTCGCGATGGCTACTTCGCGCTGTGCGAGGCGTACGGCCTCGGCCGCCCCGACGTCATCGGCGCCTGA
- a CDS encoding HAD family hydrolase produces the protein MRLSDGPVEAVLLDAGGVLLLPDPAELRRALAPLGETPDDETCRRAHYACMREVDRLGSPDWPVVDRVLARVAGVADDRLDHAVSLVEEVYLRLPWVPVPDAAETLLHLQAAGYRLAVVSNATGTMEQQLAEHRICTADGGAAAQVAVVVDSDVVGVEKPDPAIFGIALDALGLPPDDCIYVGDTVHFDVNGARAAGLRPVHLDPYRWCPGTDHAHVGSLAELARALIPMLSGDR, from the coding sequence GTGCGATTGAGCGACGGCCCGGTCGAGGCGGTCCTGCTCGACGCCGGCGGGGTCCTGCTGCTTCCCGATCCGGCCGAGCTGCGGCGTGCGCTGGCGCCCCTCGGCGAGACCCCGGATGACGAGACGTGCCGGCGGGCGCACTACGCGTGCATGCGCGAGGTCGATCGCCTCGGCAGCCCGGATTGGCCCGTCGTCGACCGTGTGCTGGCTCGGGTTGCCGGTGTGGCCGACGACCGCCTCGACCACGCCGTGTCGCTCGTCGAAGAGGTGTATCTGCGCCTTCCGTGGGTACCGGTCCCCGATGCGGCGGAGACCCTTCTCCATCTGCAGGCGGCCGGCTACCGGTTGGCGGTCGTGTCGAACGCCACGGGGACCATGGAGCAGCAGTTGGCCGAGCATCGGATCTGCACCGCGGACGGCGGCGCCGCCGCCCAGGTCGCGGTGGTGGTGGACTCCGACGTGGTCGGGGTGGAAAAGCCGGATCCGGCGATCTTCGGCATCGCGCTCGACGCGCTGGGCCTCCCACCGGACGACTGCATCTACGTGGGTGACACCGTGCACTTCGACGTGAACGGCGCCCGAGCAGCTGGTCTCCGCCCGGTTCACCTCGATCCGTACCGATGGTGCCCCGGCACCGACCACGCCCACGTGGGCTCGCTCGCCGAGCTGGCGCGGGCGCTGATCCCGATGCTCTCGGGAGATCGGTGA
- a CDS encoding LLM class flavin-dependent oxidoreductase encodes MFQLRFDLRVPPFAATTHDQLYREAMDMVGWADDRGFMGIVLSEHHGVDDGYMSSPLTLAAGMLGRTRNLLCTIAALLVPYHDPLRLAEEVATVDLLSGGNRLVLIIGLGYRESEFEMFAKDRSRRGRLVEEAVDTMLRAWAGEPFEYQGRTVRVTPRPVTRPHPTMMIGGSAEISARRAARFHLPFMPPLADDELARAYYEEAERVGYGSPFVMMPSGPGAVIVSDDPERVWHQIGQHALYDAQTYASWQYADQRSSWSVEAEDVAGVRASGQYQVVTPADCVKLAREHAAVTLHPFVGGIDPAIGWESVQLVVDKVMPELAAG; translated from the coding sequence GTGTTCCAGCTGCGCTTCGACCTGCGGGTCCCGCCCTTTGCGGCGACGACGCACGACCAGCTCTACCGCGAAGCCATGGACATGGTCGGCTGGGCGGACGACCGCGGCTTCATGGGCATCGTCCTTTCCGAGCACCACGGTGTGGACGACGGGTACATGAGCTCGCCGCTGACGCTGGCTGCCGGCATGCTGGGACGGACCAGGAACCTCCTCTGCACGATCGCGGCCCTGCTCGTGCCGTACCACGATCCGCTCCGGCTCGCCGAGGAGGTGGCCACTGTGGACCTCCTGTCGGGGGGCAACCGTCTCGTGCTCATCATTGGTCTCGGCTATCGCGAGTCGGAGTTCGAGATGTTCGCCAAGGACCGGTCCCGCCGGGGGCGGCTGGTGGAAGAGGCGGTGGACACGATGCTCCGGGCCTGGGCCGGTGAACCCTTCGAGTACCAGGGTCGGACGGTCCGGGTGACGCCCCGGCCGGTCACCCGTCCGCACCCCACCATGATGATCGGCGGCTCGGCCGAGATCTCCGCTCGCCGCGCCGCCCGGTTCCATCTCCCGTTCATGCCACCCCTCGCTGACGACGAGTTGGCCCGCGCCTATTACGAGGAGGCCGAGCGGGTCGGCTACGGATCCCCGTTCGTCATGATGCCGTCGGGCCCTGGTGCCGTCATCGTCTCCGACGACCCGGAGCGGGTCTGGCACCAGATCGGCCAGCACGCGCTGTACGACGCCCAGACCTACGCCAGCTGGCAGTACGCCGACCAACGCTCGTCGTGGAGCGTCGAGGCCGAGGATGTCGCGGGCGTTCGGGCCAGCGGCCAGTACCAGGTCGTGACCCCCGCTGACTGCGTCAAGCTGGCCCGGGAGCACGCGGCGGTCACCCTCCACCCCTTCGTCGG